A genome region from Sciurus carolinensis chromosome 19, mSciCar1.2, whole genome shotgun sequence includes the following:
- the Camk1 gene encoding calcium/calmodulin-dependent protein kinase type 1 gives MPGAVVCPSWKQAEDIRDIYDFRDVLGTGAFSEVILAEDKRTQKLVAIKCIAKKALEGKEGSMENEIAVLHKIKHPNIVALDDIYESGGHLYLIMQLVSGGELFDRIVEKGFYTERDASRLIFQVLDAVKYLHDLGIVHRDLKPENLLYYSLDEDSKIMISDFGLSKMEDPGSVLSTACGTPGYVAPEVLAQKPYSKAVDCWSIGVIAYILLCGYPPFYDENDAKLFEQILKAEYEFDSPYWDDISDSAKDFIRHLMEKDPEKRFTCEQALQHPWIAGDTALDKNIHQSVSEQIKKNFAKSKWKQAFNATAVVRHMRKLQLGTSQEGQGQTSHGELLTPTAGGPAAGCCCRDCYVESGPELSPTLPPQL, from the exons ATGCCGGGGGCAGTGGTATGCCCCAGCTGGAAGCAGGCGGAGGACATTAGGGACATTTATGACTTCAGAGATGTTCTGGGCAC GGGGGCCTTCTCAGAGGTAATCCTGGCAGAAGATAAGAGGACTCAGAAGCTGGTGGCCATCAAATGTATCGCCAAGAAGGCCCTGGAGGGCAAAGAGGGCAGCATGGAGAATGAGATCGCTGTCCTGCACAA GATCAAGCACCCCAACATTGTAGCCCTGGATGACATCTATGAGAGTGGGGGCCACCTCTACCTCATCATGCAGCT AGTGTCAGGTGGGGAGCTGTTTGACCGCATTGTGGAAAAAGGCTTCTACACAGAGCGGGATGCCAGTCGCCTCATCTTCCAGGTGTTGGACGCTGTCAAGTACCTGCACGACCTGGGTATCGTACACCGTGATCTCAAG CCAGAGAATCTGCTGTACTACAGCCTGGATGAGGATTCCAAGATCATGATCTCCGACTTTGGCCTCTCCAAGATGGAAGACCCAGGCAGTGTGCTCTCCACAGCCTGTGGAACCCCAGGATACGTGG CCCCTGAGGTCCTGGCCCAGAAGCCCTACAGCAAGGCTGTGGACTGCTGGTCCATTGGGGTCATTGCCTACATCCT GCTCTGCGGCTATCCCCCATTCTATGACGAGAATGATGCCAAACTCTTTGAACAGATTTTGAAGGCCGAGTACGAGTTTGACTCTCCTTACTGGGACGACATCTCTGATTCTG CCAAAGATTTCATCCGGCACTTGATGGAGAAGGATCCAGAGAAGAGGTTCACCTGTGAGCAGGCTTTGCAGCACCCATG GATTGCAGGAGATACGGCTCTAGATAAGAATATTCACCAGTCAGTGAGCGAGCAGATCAAGAAGAACTTTGCTAAgagcaaatggaag CAAGCCTTCAATGCCACGGCTGTGGTTCGGCACATGAGGAAGCTACAGTTGGGTACCAGCCAGGAGGGGCAGGGACAGACGAGCCACGGGGAGCTGCTAACACCAACAGCAGGGG GGCCGGCAGCCGGCTGCTGCTGTCGAGACTGCTACGTGGAATCAGGCCCGGAACTGTCCCCCACACTGCCCCCGCAGCTCTAG